A section of the Melopsittacus undulatus isolate bMelUnd1 chromosome 3, bMelUnd1.mat.Z, whole genome shotgun sequence genome encodes:
- the DDX1 gene encoding ATP-dependent RNA helicase DDX1, whose protein sequence is MAAFSEMGVMPEIAQAVEEMDWLLPTDIQAESIPLILGGGDVLMAAETGSGKTGAFSIPVIQIVYETLKDQMEGKKGKATIKTGGAVLNKWQMNPYDRGSAFAIGSDGLCCQSREIKEWHGCRATRGVTKGKYYYEVSCHDQGLCRVGWSTMQASLDLGTDKFGFGFGGTGKKSHNKQFDSYGEEFTMHDTIGCFLDIDKGQIKFSKNGKDLGLAFEIPPHIRNQALFAACVLKNAELKFNFGEEDFKFPPKDGYIGLCKAPDGNVVKSQHSGNAQVVQTQNLPNAPKALIVEPSRELAEQTLNNVKQFKKYVDNPKLRELLIIGGVAARDQLSVLEQGVDIVVGTPGRLDDLVSTGKLNLSQVRFLVLDEADGLLLQGYSDFINRIHSQIPQITSDGKRLQVIVCSATLHSFDVKKLSEKIMHFPTWVDLKGEDSVPETVHHVVVLVNPKSDKLWERLGKNHIRTDEVHAKDNTRPGANTPEMWSEAIKILKGEYTVRAIKEHKMDQAIIFCRTKIDCDNMEQYFIQQGGGPDRKGHQFSCVCLHGDRKPQERKQNLERFKRGDVRFLICTDVAARGIDIHGVPYVINVTLPDEKQNYVHRIGRVGRAERMGLAISLVAKEKEKVWYHVCSSRGKGCYNTRLKEEGGCTIWYNEMQLLGEIEEHLNCTIAQVEPDIKVPVDDFDGKVTYGQKRALGGGLYKGHVDILAPTVQELAALEKEAQTSFLHLGYLPNQLFRTF, encoded by the exons ATGGCGGCGTTTTCGG AAATGGGTGTTATGCCTGAGATAGCTCAAGCAGTGGAGGAGATGGACTGGCT TCTTCCTACAGATATCCAGGCAGAATCCATCCCACTGATCTTGGGAGGTGGTGATGTACTTATG GCTGCTGAAACAGGGAGTGGAAAAACTGGT GCTTTTAGTATTCCAGTTATCCAGATTGTTTATGAAACACTCAAGGACCAGATGGAAGgcaaaaaagggaaagcaacTATTAAAACTGGTGGGGCAG TGCTCAATAAATGGCAAATGAACCCATATGATAGAGGATCAGCTTTTG CAATTGGATCAGATGGTCTCTGCTGTCAAAGTAGAGAGATAAAAGAATGGCATGGGTGCAGAGCAACTAGGGGTGTGACTAAAG gGAAGTACTACTATGAGGTTTCTTGTCATGACCAAGGCCTGTGCAGAGTTGGTTGGTCAACTATGCAAGCTTCGCTTGATTTGG GCACTGATAAATTTGGCTTTGGCTTTGGTGGCACTGGTAAGAAATCTCACAACAAGCAATTTGACAGCTATGGTGAG GAATTCACTATGCATGATACAATTGGGTGTTTTCTAGACATAGATAAAGGACAAATAAAATTTTCCAAAAATG GGAAGGACCTTGGCCTTGCATTTGAAATCCCACCACACATAAGGAACCAAGCGCTTTTTGCAGCCTGTGTACTTAAG AATGCTGAACTGAAATTCAATTTTGGTGAAGAAGATTTCAAATTTCCACCAAAAGATGGCTATATTGGTCTCTGCAAGGCTCCAGATGGTAATGTTGTAAAGTCACAACACTCAG GAAATGCACAGGTGGTTCAAACACAGAACCTTCCAAATGCTCCAAAAGCATTGATTGTAGAACCATCAAGAGAGCTGGCAGAACAAACTTTGAACAATGTGAAGCAGTTCAAAAAATATGTTGATAATCCCAAATTAAG GGAACTGTTGATTATTGGTGGGGTTGCTGCAAGAGATCAACTCTCTGTGCTGGAACAAGGA GTGGATATTGTCGTTGGAACTCCTGGAAGACTAGATGACTTGGTCTCAACAGGAAAGCTTAATTTATCTCAAGTTAGGTTCCTGGTTCTGGATGAAGCT GATGGCCTTCTCCTCCAAGGTTACTCAGATTTCATAAACAGGATCCACAGTCAAATTCCTCAGATAACTTCAGATGGAAAGAGACTTCAG gtGATTGTGTGCTCTGCCACACTACACTCTTTTGATGTGAAAAAACTATCTGAAAAAATCATGCATTTTCCCACCTGGGTTGATTTGAAAGGAGAAGATTCTGTCCCTGAAACTGTACACCATGTAGTTGTGCTTGTAAATCCAAAATCTGACAAGCTCTGGGAAAGACTCGGCAAGAATCATATTAGA aCTGATGAAGTACATGCAAAAGACAATACACGACCTGGTGCTAACACTCCAG AAATGTGGTCTGAAGCTATTAAAATTCTAAAAGGAGAATACACTGTTCGGGCAATTAAAGAACACAAGATGGACCAAGCCATTATCTTCTGCAGGACTAAAATAGATTGTGATAATATGGAGCAGTACTTTATCCAGCAGGGTGGAG GCCCTGATAGGAAGGGACACCAGTTCTCATGTGTCTGTCTGCATGGTGACAGAAAACCtcaagaaagaaagcaaaacctggAAAGATTTAAG AGAGGAGATGTCCGTTTCTTGATCTGCACAGATGTTGCTGCTAGAGGAATTGATATTCATGGTGTTCCTTATG TTATCAACGTCACACTCCCTGATGAAAAACAGAACTACGTTCATCGAATTGGGAGAGTAGGCAGAGCTGAGAG GATGGGTTTGGCAATCTCCCTTGtggcaaaagagaaagaaaag GTTTGGTATCATGTATGCAGTAGTCGTGGAAAAGGGTGTTACAATACTAGACTGAAGGAAGAAGGAGGTTGTACCATATGGTACAATGAGATGCAG tTGCTGGGGGAGATTGAGGAGCACTTAAACTGCACTATTGCCCAGGTTGAACCAGACATAAAAGTACCAGTTGATGATTTTGATGGGAAAGTTACATATGGGCAGAAAAGAGCTCTGGGTG GTGGACTGTATAAAGGCCATGTGGATATTCTGGCACCCACAGTACAAGAGTTGGCTGCCCTTGAAAAGGAGGCTCAGACATCTTTCTTGCATCTTGGCTATCTTCCTAACCAGCTGTTCAGAACATTCTGA